A window of Lytechinus pictus isolate F3 Inbred chromosome 7, Lp3.0, whole genome shotgun sequence contains these coding sequences:
- the LOC129264554 gene encoding glucosamine 6-phosphate N-acetyltransferase-like isoform X2, protein MENGREEIPVFDPSVLEKLKEDFESISKVSFKPPISPANPGTDLLMRPLHIGDYDKGYLQLLSQLTTVGNVSRELFEEQFLAYKACPNSYYIIVIEDTSTGQVVASGTLGIDFKFIHMCSKKGNLDEIVVKEEYRGRQLGKLIVETLTLLSQQVGCYKTALECKTENMGFYTKFGFKKDVQNYMTYRHEHCSLHKEETNS, encoded by the exons aaTGGTAGGGAGGAGATACCAGTGTTCGATCCATCTGTATTAGAGAAACTCAAAGAAGATTTTGAAAGTATTTCAAAAGTATCCTTCAAGCCACCCATTAGTCCTGCGAATCCTGGAACAGATTTATTAATGAGACCACTTCATATAGGAGATTATGACAAAG GGTACCTGCAACTGCTGTCACAGCTTACAACGGTTGGCAATGTGTCAAGGGAACTCTTTGAAG AACAATTCCTTGCCTACAAAGCTTGTCCAAACTCTTATTACATCATCGTTATAGAAGACACAAGCACTGGTCAGGTGGTGGCCTCGGGAACATTAGGAatagatttcaaatttattcatatgTGCTCAAAG aaaggAAACTTGGATGAAATAGTGGTGAAAGAAGAGTACAGGGGAAGACAGTTAGGAAAGTT gATAGTAGAAACCCTTACATTACTAAGTCAACAGGTTGGCTGCTACAAAACGGCTCTCGAGTGCAAGACAGAAAATATGGGATTCTACACCAAGTTTGGCTTCAAGAAGGATGTTCAAAATTACATGACCTATCGACATGAACATTGTTCATTGCATAAAGAGGAGACCAACAGTTAA
- the LOC129265826 gene encoding complex I intermediate-associated protein 30, mitochondrial-like, with translation MAMIPKHLVCRLRENTWRTLWQFKQSSYLQRQSIAIPFLSNSRLSSSDQRSKSREGYFSFLNRNVKLLGEEMWTKIRSPNLDTMFDQNRVLWHFNGPESIEDFIVHTDAEIGGRSTAGLTVSRNNKLLFHGNLCTEVPRDRETKRSGYCALRSKQAYKSFNRKQAMDLTPFNVLKMRVRGDGRAYMVNLMIKGFFTESHDDVWSYFIFTRGGPYWQDITIPFTKFFMSSKGRVQDKQTPPDLESVNAIGLTMGDAVDGEFTLEIDSISVSYDATYTEEYTYEMYKSH, from the exons ATGGCAATGATTCCAAAGCATCTTGTTTGTCGTTTGAGGGAGAACACGTGGAGGACACTTTGGCAGTTCAAGCAAAGCTCATATCTTCAGAGACAATCGATAGCTATTCCTTTCCTTTCAAATAGTAGACTGAGTAGCTCAGATCAAAGAAGCAAGAGCAGAGAAGGTTATTTCTCCTTCTTAAATAGGAATGTGAAACTCTTAGGTGAGGAAATGTGGACTAAGATTAGAAGTCCAAACCTTGACACTATGTTTGACCAGAACCGAGTGTTGTGGCATTTTAATGGACCTGAGAGTATTGAAGACTTTATTGTCCATACTGATGCTGAGATTGGAGGGAGAAGTACTGCAGGATTGACTGTCAGTCGCAACAATAAGCTGCTGTTTCATGGTAACCTCTGCACTGAGGTTCCAAGGGATAGAGAAACTAAAAGAAGTGGATACTGTGCTTTGAGATCTAAACAAGCTTAT AAATCCTTCAATAGGAAACAAGCAATGGACCTAACACCATTCAATGTCTTGAAGATGAGGGTACGAGGAGATGGTCGTGCTTACATGGTAAACCTGATGATCAAGGGCTTCTTTACAGAGTCTCATGATGATGTTTGGAGTTACTTCATATTCACACGAGGTGGACCATATTGGCAAGATATTACG ATCCCTTTCACCAAGTTCTTCATGTCAAGCAAAGGTAGAGTCCAGGACAAGCAGACTCCACCGGACTTGGAATCCGTCAATGCTATTGGTCTGACTATGGGAGATGCCGTGGATGGAGAGTTTACGCTTGAAATAGACTCCATATCCGTCTCATATGACGCAACTTACACGGAGGAATATACGTATGAAATGTACAAATCACACTGA
- the LOC129264554 gene encoding glucosamine 6-phosphate N-acetyltransferase-like isoform X1 produces the protein MEQNGREEIPVFDPSVLEKLKEDFESISKVSFKPPISPANPGTDLLMRPLHIGDYDKGYLQLLSQLTTVGNVSRELFEEQFLAYKACPNSYYIIVIEDTSTGQVVASGTLGIDFKFIHMCSKKGNLDEIVVKEEYRGRQLGKLIVETLTLLSQQVGCYKTALECKTENMGFYTKFGFKKDVQNYMTYRHEHCSLHKEETNS, from the exons cagaaTGGTAGGGAGGAGATACCAGTGTTCGATCCATCTGTATTAGAGAAACTCAAAGAAGATTTTGAAAGTATTTCAAAAGTATCCTTCAAGCCACCCATTAGTCCTGCGAATCCTGGAACAGATTTATTAATGAGACCACTTCATATAGGAGATTATGACAAAG GGTACCTGCAACTGCTGTCACAGCTTACAACGGTTGGCAATGTGTCAAGGGAACTCTTTGAAG AACAATTCCTTGCCTACAAAGCTTGTCCAAACTCTTATTACATCATCGTTATAGAAGACACAAGCACTGGTCAGGTGGTGGCCTCGGGAACATTAGGAatagatttcaaatttattcatatgTGCTCAAAG aaaggAAACTTGGATGAAATAGTGGTGAAAGAAGAGTACAGGGGAAGACAGTTAGGAAAGTT gATAGTAGAAACCCTTACATTACTAAGTCAACAGGTTGGCTGCTACAAAACGGCTCTCGAGTGCAAGACAGAAAATATGGGATTCTACACCAAGTTTGGCTTCAAGAAGGATGTTCAAAATTACATGACCTATCGACATGAACATTGTTCATTGCATAAAGAGGAGACCAACAGTTAA